A single Inediibacterium massiliense DNA region contains:
- a CDS encoding MerR family transcriptional regulator, translating to MKKEYSIGQICKLYNLGPDSLRYYEKKGLISPKRKKNGYRVYTLDDIWRLNVIKDLRKLDFSTYQIKEYLEKRTIDTTIELMKKEMELIEKEIEPLRDLKENIEKKLIVLNEFAKIEKFEEVVVKKIGRRKILFTEGPMSKDEEVDLAFRKLEGTDDEKLFLFANKDMGVLISEEGTKKGNYSLYQKAFFFVDEKDKDYNMVIPEGDFATLTYRGSYKRSQKLFEKVMDFIKENGYRVNGYSMEIYRLDIHGTAVEEEFITEIQIPIIK from the coding sequence ATGAAAAAAGAATATAGTATAGGTCAGATCTGTAAACTATATAATTTAGGACCAGATTCGTTGAGATATTATGAAAAAAAAGGATTAATTTCACCTAAGAGAAAAAAAAATGGTTATAGAGTCTATACACTTGATGATATTTGGAGATTAAATGTAATCAAGGATTTAAGAAAGCTTGATTTTTCAACTTATCAAATCAAAGAATACTTAGAAAAGAGAACTATTGACACTACCATTGAACTGATGAAAAAGGAAATGGAACTCATTGAAAAAGAGATTGAGCCTCTTAGAGATTTAAAAGAAAATATAGAAAAAAAATTAATTGTATTAAATGAGTTTGCTAAAATTGAAAAATTTGAAGAGGTAGTAGTAAAAAAAATAGGTCGTAGAAAGATTCTTTTTACAGAAGGGCCTATGTCCAAAGATGAAGAAGTAGATTTGGCTTTTAGAAAGCTAGAGGGTACAGATGATGAAAAATTATTTTTATTTGCGAATAAGGATATGGGTGTTTTAATTTCAGAAGAAGGAACAAAAAAAGGCAATTATAGTTTATATCAAAAGGCTTTCTTTTTTGTAGATGAAAAAGATAAAGATTATAATATGGTAATTCCAGAAGGTGATTTTGCAACTTTAACTTATAGAGGATCTTATAAGAGAAGTCAAAAATTATTTGAGAAAGTCATGGATTTTATCAAAGAAAACGGTTATAGGGTCAATGGTTATTCTATGGAAATTTATAGGCTAGATATACATGGAACTGCCGTTGAAGAAGAGTTTATTACAGAAATACAAATACCCATCATTAAATAG
- a CDS encoding MATE family efflux transporter: MQDITTDQTSLTKQFFKYLIPSVSAMWFFSIYTMVDGMFVGKGVGPTALAAVNLSMPFINSIFALSLLISVGASTLITFYFGKHQKHISNEIFTLNTIFLSVLGVLITIFSILFIHPISIFLGATPETLPFVKDYLMIIIAFSTFFMVAYSLEVLVKADGFPVYAIIFVVLAAFINIFLDYIFVILFDYGIKGAAVATGLSQFISCIAFLVHFIRGKSNLKFVKIKMNWHYLKRIIIIGFPESLTELSAGFTTFIFNFFILKHIGPSGISGFGVIMYINNLVLMTMIGINQGIQPLISYYDGKGEYKNIQTLLHLALKTAIVFALIFFVSSQFLTDQLVSFFINPSDVTEFKISVYGLKIFSIGFLICGFPIILSGYFTALKLIQKATIISILRGYLLITLTLFLLPMVLQDLGIWIAPFVYEALTLGIAIYLYLDHRGEFKKSRLSKLAEN; the protein is encoded by the coding sequence ATGCAAGACATTACAACTGACCAGACTAGTTTGACAAAACAATTTTTTAAGTATCTTATTCCATCCGTTAGCGCCATGTGGTTTTTTTCTATCTACACTATGGTTGACGGTATGTTTGTAGGTAAAGGGGTAGGACCTACGGCCTTAGCCGCAGTAAATTTATCTATGCCCTTTATCAACAGCATATTTGCATTATCACTTTTGATATCAGTAGGAGCATCTACTTTAATTACTTTTTACTTTGGAAAACATCAAAAACACATTAGTAATGAGATTTTTACTTTAAATACTATTTTTCTAAGTGTTTTAGGTGTACTCATCACTATTTTTTCTATACTGTTTATTCATCCTATTTCTATATTTTTAGGAGCTACACCAGAAACTTTGCCATTTGTAAAAGATTATCTTATGATCATTATTGCATTTAGTACCTTTTTTATGGTTGCTTATTCATTAGAGGTATTGGTAAAAGCAGATGGTTTTCCAGTATATGCTATTATTTTTGTTGTATTAGCTGCGTTTATTAATATTTTCTTAGATTATATATTCGTCATCCTATTTGACTATGGAATAAAAGGTGCAGCCGTTGCCACTGGACTTTCTCAATTTATTTCTTGTATTGCATTTTTAGTACATTTTATAAGAGGAAAATCCAATTTAAAATTTGTTAAAATAAAGATGAATTGGCATTACCTTAAAAGAATTATTATTATCGGCTTTCCTGAATCCCTTACAGAATTATCCGCGGGATTTACTACTTTTATTTTTAATTTTTTCATATTAAAGCATATTGGTCCTTCTGGTATCTCAGGTTTTGGAGTAATTATGTACATCAACAATCTTGTATTGATGACTATGATTGGAATTAATCAAGGAATTCAGCCATTAATTAGTTATTATGACGGAAAGGGTGAATATAAAAATATTCAAACATTATTACATTTGGCTTTAAAAACAGCTATTGTTTTTGCACTAATATTCTTTGTATCTTCTCAATTTCTTACAGATCAATTGGTATCTTTCTTTATTAATCCTTCTGATGTTACTGAATTTAAAATTTCTGTATATGGACTTAAAATTTTTAGTATTGGATTTTTAATTTGTGGATTCCCAATTATTTTGTCAGGATATTTTACTGCTTTAAAGTTAATACAAAAAGCCACAATTATTTCCATTTTGAGAGGGTACCTATTAATTACATTAACATTATTCTTACTACCAATGGTGCTCCAAGACTTAGGCATATGGATTGCCCCATTTGTATATGAAGCTTTAACATTAGGTATTGCCATTTACTTATATTTAGATCACAGAGGAGAATTTAAAAAATCACGATTATCTAAATTAGCAGAAAACTAA